A stretch of Bradyrhizobium sp. CCBAU 53338 DNA encodes these proteins:
- the fabI gene encoding enoyl-ACP reductase FabI, with amino-acid sequence MIPVFPDSKVALKGKKGLIVGIANDQSIAWGCARAFRALGADLAVTYLNDRARKHVEPLAQALEAPIFMPLDVMAEGQTEAVFERIASEWGQLDFLLHSIAFSPKEALHGRVVDVGRDGFLKTMDVSCWSFMRMAHLAEPLMKKGGTLFTMTYYGSQMVVENYNVMGVAKAALEASVRYIAAELGPKGIRVHAISPGPLATRAASGIPEFDELMDKAQSKAPTRSLVSIDDVGNATAFLALDGAKLITGGVLYIDGGYHIID; translated from the coding sequence ATGATCCCCGTATTCCCTGACAGCAAGGTTGCCCTCAAGGGCAAGAAGGGCCTGATCGTCGGCATCGCCAATGACCAGTCGATCGCATGGGGCTGCGCGCGGGCGTTTCGCGCGCTCGGCGCCGATCTCGCGGTGACCTACCTCAACGACCGGGCCCGGAAGCATGTCGAGCCGTTGGCGCAGGCGCTGGAGGCGCCGATCTTCATGCCGCTCGACGTGATGGCAGAGGGCCAGACCGAGGCCGTGTTCGAACGCATCGCATCCGAATGGGGACAGCTCGACTTCCTGCTCCATTCCATCGCCTTCTCCCCCAAGGAAGCCTTGCACGGCCGGGTCGTCGACGTCGGCCGCGATGGTTTCCTCAAGACCATGGACGTCTCCTGCTGGTCGTTCATGCGCATGGCCCATCTCGCCGAGCCTCTGATGAAGAAAGGCGGCACGCTGTTCACGATGACCTATTACGGCAGCCAGATGGTGGTGGAGAACTACAACGTGATGGGCGTCGCGAAAGCGGCGCTCGAAGCCTCGGTTCGCTACATCGCCGCCGAGCTCGGTCCGAAGGGCATTCGCGTCCACGCGATCTCGCCGGGCCCGCTGGCGACGCGCGCGGCATCGGGCATTCCCGAATTCGACGAGCTCATGGACAAGGCGCAGTCGAAGGCGCCGACGCGCAGTCTCGTCAGCATCGACGATGTCGGCAACGCCACCGCGTTCCTCGCGCTCGACGGCGCCAAGCTGATCACGGGCGGTGTGCTCTACATCGACGGCGGTTATCACATCATCGACTGA
- a CDS encoding MaoC family dehydratase, whose protein sequence is MRVFSDFNEIKSAVGSEIGVSDWVEVTQDRINQFAEATCDEQWIHVDQARAAKEMPGGKTIAHGLLSLALAPLFIRSVIGLKGLRNTLNYGADRIRYLAPVPAGSKLRGRVTVAEAEDVPPDGLRVNYHLVIEIEGAKKPACVAELIALHYR, encoded by the coding sequence ATGCGGGTGTTCAGCGACTTCAACGAGATCAAATCGGCCGTCGGCAGCGAGATCGGCGTCAGCGACTGGGTCGAGGTGACGCAGGACCGCATCAACCAGTTTGCGGAAGCAACCTGCGACGAGCAGTGGATCCATGTCGACCAGGCGCGCGCAGCCAAGGAAATGCCCGGCGGCAAGACCATCGCCCATGGCCTCCTGTCGCTCGCGCTCGCTCCGCTGTTCATCCGCTCGGTGATCGGATTGAAGGGCCTGCGCAACACGCTCAACTACGGCGCCGACAGGATCAGATATCTCGCGCCGGTGCCGGCCGGATCGAAGCTGCGCGGCCGTGTCACGGTGGCGGAGGCCGAGGACGTTCCGCCGGATGGCTTGCGCGTGAACTACCATCTCGTGATCGAGATCGAAGGCGCCAAGAAGCCGGCCTGCGTCGCAGAATTGATCGCCCTGCACTACCGCTGA
- a CDS encoding 3-oxoacid CoA-transferase subunit B, whose protein sequence is MDPQIIIARRVAKELKSGNLVNLGIGIPTLVANYVPSDLKVFFQSENGLIGTGPIPEQGMAHPLLTDAGGRPISALPGAATFDSAMSFGLIRGGHVDVTVLGGLQVDAQGHLANWMIPGKMVPGMGGAMDLVSGARRVIVAMQHAAKGKSKIVPKCTLPLTSARPVSLVVTDMAVIGFPDGKATLLETAPGVSVGEVLAVTDAEVAVPDHVPEMKL, encoded by the coding sequence ATGGATCCGCAAATCATCATCGCCCGGCGCGTCGCCAAGGAATTGAAGAGCGGCAACCTCGTCAATCTCGGCATCGGCATCCCGACGCTGGTCGCGAACTACGTGCCATCGGACCTCAAGGTGTTCTTCCAGTCCGAGAACGGCCTGATCGGCACCGGACCCATTCCGGAGCAAGGCATGGCGCATCCGCTGCTCACTGACGCCGGCGGCCGGCCGATCAGCGCGCTGCCGGGTGCGGCGACCTTCGACAGTGCGATGTCGTTCGGCTTGATCCGCGGCGGTCATGTCGACGTCACGGTGCTCGGGGGCTTGCAGGTCGATGCGCAGGGCCATCTCGCCAACTGGATGATCCCCGGCAAGATGGTTCCTGGCATGGGCGGCGCGATGGATCTCGTCAGCGGCGCCAGGCGCGTCATCGTCGCCATGCAGCACGCGGCCAAGGGCAAATCGAAGATCGTCCCGAAATGCACCCTGCCCCTGACCTCGGCACGGCCGGTGAGCCTGGTGGTGACAGACATGGCCGTTATCGGCTTTCCCGACGGCAAGGCGACGCTGCTGGAGACTGCGCCCGGCGTCAGCGTCGGCGAGGTCCTGGCGGTCACGGACGCCGAAGTCGCTGTTCCCGACCATGTCCCGGAAATGAAGCTCTGA
- a CDS encoding CoA transferase subunit A: MKAVSVEEAVAMIPAGASVMVGGFMGVGTPERLLDELVRQNKTGLSLICNDAATPGKGVGKLFDAGQVSKLTATHIGLNPKAQQQMLGSQITVDLVPQGTFVERIRAGGCGLGGVLTPTGVGTLVAEGKRQIEVDGKPYLLETAIRAQFALVHAFLADYLGNLTYALTARNFNPIMAMAADTVIVTAEHIVPVGVIAPDHVLTPAPLVDYLIANG, translated from the coding sequence ATGAAGGCCGTTTCCGTCGAAGAAGCCGTTGCGATGATCCCGGCCGGCGCCAGCGTCATGGTCGGCGGCTTCATGGGCGTCGGCACGCCCGAACGTCTGCTCGACGAGCTCGTACGCCAGAACAAGACCGGCCTCTCCCTGATCTGCAATGATGCGGCGACGCCGGGCAAGGGCGTCGGCAAGCTGTTCGATGCGGGGCAGGTCTCGAAGCTGACCGCCACCCATATCGGCCTCAACCCGAAGGCGCAGCAGCAGATGCTGGGTAGCCAGATCACGGTCGATCTCGTGCCGCAGGGGACTTTCGTCGAGCGCATCCGGGCCGGCGGCTGTGGCCTCGGCGGCGTGCTCACGCCGACGGGCGTCGGCACGCTCGTTGCGGAAGGCAAGCGCCAGATCGAGGTCGACGGCAAGCCGTATTTGCTCGAGACGGCCATCCGCGCCCAGTTCGCGCTGGTCCACGCCTTCCTCGCCGACTATCTCGGCAACCTCACCTACGCGCTGACGGCGCGCAACTTCAACCCGATCATGGCGATGGCGGCCGACACGGTGATCGTCACGGCCGAGCACATCGTCCCGGTCGGCGTGATCGCGCCCGACCATGTTTTGACGCCGGCGCCGCTCGTCGACTACCTCATTGCGAACGGGTGA
- a CDS encoding alpha/beta fold hydrolase encodes MPFLSHGSYRIRYELDGPADAPAYVLVNGLTQYSELWGAYRDALIARRFRVATFDLLGQGVSDKPALYINQDDHVAVLHRLIGELGDGPIFLSGISFGGMIALRYAIEHGARLSGLVPMSCFAELSPQLLLIGNALRTGLILGGTSYLQDLLLPMNLSDAWLKPLLDKLDGVKRQGWLVNDVYALQNLMESFLDFKPLTPLLSSIAMPTMILNGEFDFLTPRTLHETLRVEIPDSALVIIPKAYHAFTLEKAALTADLLARFAEDVMAGRWHGDKRVLIAPEDPGGELSPFPAGYDHLRAIPVQRIAT; translated from the coding sequence ATGCCCTTTCTCAGTCATGGCTCATACCGGATCCGCTATGAGCTGGACGGACCGGCGGATGCGCCGGCCTATGTGCTGGTCAACGGCCTTACGCAATATTCGGAACTGTGGGGGGCTTATCGCGACGCGCTGATCGCGCGGCGTTTCCGGGTCGCGACATTCGATCTGCTCGGCCAGGGCGTCTCTGACAAGCCTGCGCTCTACATCAATCAGGACGATCACGTCGCCGTACTGCACCGGCTGATTGGCGAACTCGGCGACGGACCGATCTTTCTCAGCGGCATCAGTTTTGGCGGCATGATCGCGCTGCGCTACGCCATCGAGCACGGTGCACGACTATCGGGACTGGTGCCGATGAGCTGCTTTGCCGAGCTGTCGCCGCAACTCCTCCTGATCGGCAATGCCTTGCGCACCGGGCTGATCCTCGGAGGCACCAGCTACCTTCAGGATCTGCTGCTGCCGATGAATCTCTCCGACGCGTGGCTGAAACCGCTGCTGGACAAGCTCGACGGCGTCAAGCGGCAGGGCTGGCTGGTCAACGACGTCTATGCCCTGCAGAACCTGATGGAGTCCTTCCTCGACTTCAAGCCGCTGACGCCACTGCTTTCGTCGATCGCCATGCCGACCATGATCCTGAACGGCGAGTTCGACTTCCTCACGCCGCGGACGCTGCACGAGACCTTGCGTGTCGAGATTCCCGACAGTGCCCTTGTGATCATTCCAAAGGCTTACCACGCCTTCACGCTCGAAAAGGCCGCACTGACCGCAGACCTGCTGGCCCGCTTTGCCGAGGACGTGATGGCCGGGCGCTGGCACGGCGACAAGCGGGTCCTGATCGCGCCGGAAGATCCGGGCGGCGAGCTTTCGCCGTTTCCGGCCGGTTATGACCATCTGCGCGCGATCCCGGTGCAGAGGATCGCGACATGA